From Mycobacterium lacus, one genomic window encodes:
- the hisI gene encoding phosphoribosyl-AMP cyclohydrolase, producing the protein MMLDPQIAARLKRNADGLFTAVAQERGSGDVLMVAWMDDDALARTLETREATYYSRTRGEQWVKGATSGHAQRVHSVRLDCDGDTVLLTVDQVGGACHTGDHSCFDAAVLLEPED; encoded by the coding sequence ATGATGCTCGACCCACAGATCGCCGCACGCCTCAAGCGCAATGCCGACGGATTGTTCACCGCCGTCGCGCAGGAGCGTGGCAGCGGCGACGTGCTGATGGTCGCCTGGATGGACGACGACGCCCTGGCCCGCACCCTGGAAACCCGTGAGGCCACCTACTATTCGCGAACCCGCGGCGAACAGTGGGTCAAGGGAGCGACTTCCGGGCACGCTCAGCGCGTCCACTCGGTGCGCCTGGATTGCGACGGTGACACGGTGCTGTTGACGGTCGACCAAGTCGGTGGCGCCTGCCACACCGGTGACCATAGTTGCTTCGACGCCGCCGTTCTGCTGGAGCCCGAGGACTAG
- the hisH gene encoding imidazole glycerol phosphate synthase subunit HisH, with product MTSPFRQKSVVVLDYGSGNLRSAQRALQRVGASVEVTADAGAALAADGLVVPGVGAFEACMTGLRKIAGERIIAERVAAGRPVLGVCVGMQILFARGVEFGVETKGCGQWPGAVTRLDAPVIPHMGWNVVRAAPGSSLFKGLGPDDRFYFVHSYAARRWAGSSEALLTWATHRVPFLAAVEDGPLSATQFHPEKSGDAGAAVLSNWVEGL from the coding sequence ACGGGTCGGGCAACCTGCGATCGGCACAGCGCGCTCTGCAGCGGGTGGGCGCCTCGGTCGAGGTGACCGCCGACGCGGGGGCGGCGCTGGCGGCCGACGGGCTGGTGGTTCCCGGGGTCGGCGCATTCGAGGCTTGCATGACGGGCCTGCGGAAAATCGCGGGGGAGCGCATCATCGCCGAGCGAGTCGCGGCCGGACGGCCGGTGCTGGGGGTCTGCGTCGGCATGCAGATCTTGTTCGCCCGGGGTGTCGAATTCGGGGTGGAGACCAAAGGCTGCGGCCAGTGGCCGGGCGCGGTCACCCGCCTGGATGCCCCGGTGATCCCGCACATGGGCTGGAACGTGGTGCGGGCGGCTCCCGGCAGCTCGTTGTTCAAAGGCTTGGGCCCCGACGACCGGTTCTACTTCGTGCACTCCTATGCCGCGCGGCGCTGGGCCGGGTCATCCGAGGCGCTGCTGACGTGGGCCACCCATCGGGTGCCGTTTCTGGCGGCGGTCGAAGACGGACCGCTGTCGGCCACCCAGTTTCACCCGGAGAAGAGCGGGGACGCAGGGGCGGCCGTGCTGAGCAACTGGGTCGAAGGGCTTTAA
- the hisF gene encoding imidazole glycerol phosphate synthase subunit HisF yields the protein MYDGKGLAVRVIPCLDVDDGRVVKGVNFENLRDAGDPVELAAAYDAEGADELTFLDVTASSSGRATMLEVVRHTAEQVFIPLTVGGGVRTVADVDVLLRAGADKVSVNTAAIARPDLLAEMARQFGSQCIVLSVDARKVPAGSAPTPSGWEVTTHGGRRGTGIDAVEWAARGADLGVGEILLNSMDADGTKAGFDLPMLRAVRAAVAVPVIASGGAGAAEHFAPAVAAGADAVLAASVFHFRELTIRQVKAAMAAEKITVRIR from the coding sequence ATGTACGACGGCAAAGGCCTTGCGGTACGGGTGATCCCCTGCCTGGATGTCGACGACGGGCGAGTGGTCAAGGGCGTTAACTTCGAGAACCTGCGGGACGCGGGCGATCCGGTGGAGCTCGCGGCCGCCTACGACGCGGAGGGGGCCGACGAGCTGACCTTTCTCGACGTGACCGCGTCGTCGTCGGGAAGGGCCACCATGCTGGAGGTGGTGCGCCACACCGCCGAGCAGGTGTTCATCCCGCTGACGGTCGGCGGTGGGGTGCGCACGGTGGCCGACGTCGACGTGTTGCTGCGCGCGGGCGCCGACAAGGTTTCGGTCAACACCGCCGCCATCGCCCGCCCCGACCTGCTCGCCGAGATGGCAAGGCAGTTCGGCTCCCAATGCATCGTGCTGTCCGTCGACGCCCGTAAGGTGCCCGCCGGCTCCGCCCCGACACCGTCGGGCTGGGAGGTCACCACCCATGGTGGTCGTCGCGGCACCGGGATCGACGCCGTCGAGTGGGCGGCCCGCGGCGCCGACCTCGGGGTGGGGGAGATCCTGCTCAACTCGATGGACGCCGACGGCACCAAAGCCGGATTCGACCTACCGATGCTGCGGGCCGTCCGCGCCGCGGTCGCGGTGCCGGTCATCGCCAGTGGCGGCGCCGGGGCGGCGGAGCACTTCGCGCCCGCGGTTGCCGCGGGAGCCGATGCGGTGTTGGCGGCCAGCGTCTTTCACTTCCGGGAGTTGACGATCAGGCAGGTGAAGGCCGCGATGGCGGCCGAAAAGATCACAGTGAGGATCCGATGA
- the priA gene encoding bifunctional 1-(5-phosphoribosyl)-5-((5-phosphoribosylamino)methylideneamino)imidazole-4-carboxamide isomerase/phosphoribosylanthranilate isomerase PriA, whose amino-acid sequence MPLILLPAVDVVEGRAVRLVQGKAGSETEYGSAVDAALAWQRDGAEWIHLVDLDAAFGRGSNRDLLAEVVGKLDVRVELSGGIRDDDSLAAALATGCARVNLGTAALENPRWCARMIAEHGDKVAVGLDVRIVDGEHRLRGRGWETDGGDLWDVLERLDRQGCSRFVVTDVTKDGTLGGPNLDLLARVADRTDAPVIASGGVASLDDLRALNKLATLTGRGVEGAIVGKALYAGRFTLPQALAAVRE is encoded by the coding sequence ATGCCATTGATTTTGTTGCCCGCCGTCGACGTCGTCGAGGGTCGCGCCGTGCGCCTGGTGCAGGGGAAGGCCGGCAGCGAAACCGAGTACGGCTCGGCAGTGGACGCCGCGCTGGCCTGGCAGCGTGACGGCGCCGAGTGGATCCACCTGGTCGACCTGGACGCCGCGTTCGGTCGCGGGTCCAATCGCGACCTGCTCGCCGAGGTCGTGGGCAAGCTCGACGTGCGCGTCGAGTTGTCCGGCGGCATCCGCGACGACGATTCCCTGGCCGCGGCGCTGGCCACCGGCTGTGCTCGGGTCAACCTGGGCACGGCGGCGCTGGAGAACCCGCGGTGGTGTGCGCGCATGATCGCCGAGCACGGCGACAAGGTGGCCGTCGGCTTGGACGTCCGAATCGTCGACGGCGAGCACCGGTTACGCGGTCGCGGCTGGGAAACCGACGGTGGCGACCTGTGGGATGTGCTGGAACGCCTTGACCGCCAAGGGTGTTCGCGGTTCGTCGTCACCGATGTCACCAAGGACGGCACGCTCGGCGGCCCCAATCTCGACCTGCTGGCCCGGGTTGCCGACCGCACCGACGCCCCGGTGATCGCGTCCGGCGGCGTGGCCAGCCTGGACGATCTGCGCGCCTTGAACAAGCTAGCCACTCTCACCGGCCGCGGCGTCGAGGGCGCGATTGTGGGCAAGGCCCTCTACGCCGGGCGGTTCACGTTGCCGCAGGCGCTCGCCGCGGTTCGGGAGTGA